The Deinococcus hopiensis KR-140 genome has a window encoding:
- a CDS encoding ABC transporter substrate-binding protein, which translates to MKRALLLSLALTATAQAASTITIATVNNPDMVTMQKLTPEFNKKYPDITVKWVTLPENELRQKITLDVASGAGSFDLATVGAYEVPIWAKNGWLEPLTPLFAKNPAIAKSYNVNDIIPGVRTALTVNGSLYAVPFYAESSMTYYNKDLFKKAGLTMPKSPTWNQMQTFASKIHNPSGGVYGICLRGLPGWGENAALFTTMVNTFGGRWFDQNWNAQLNSPAWKNAMTFYVNLLKKYGPPGATSNGFTENLTLMSQGKCGMWVDATVAAGFLSDPSSSKIVNSVGFANAPVGPGTPRGSHWYWSWNLAIPKSTRQEDAAFKFLTWATSQEYIALVAKTKGTWASVPPGTRTSTYSNANYKKAAGAFSSLVLSAINTADVTKATKDPVPYTGIQYVAIPQFQALGTQVGQYLAGALSGQTSIDQALKQAQDAAQKTAKEGGYQK; encoded by the coding sequence ATGAAGCGTGCCCTGCTCCTCAGCCTCGCCCTGACCGCCACTGCCCAGGCTGCGTCGACGATCACCATCGCCACGGTCAACAACCCCGACATGGTGACGATGCAGAAGCTGACGCCCGAGTTCAACAAGAAGTACCCGGACATCACGGTCAAGTGGGTGACGCTGCCGGAAAACGAGCTGCGCCAGAAGATCACGCTGGACGTGGCCAGTGGCGCGGGCAGCTTCGATCTCGCCACTGTTGGGGCCTACGAGGTGCCGATCTGGGCCAAGAACGGCTGGCTCGAACCGCTGACGCCGCTGTTTGCCAAGAACCCGGCCATCGCCAAGAGCTACAACGTCAACGACATCATCCCCGGCGTCCGTACGGCCCTCACCGTGAATGGCAGCCTCTACGCTGTGCCCTTCTATGCCGAGAGCAGCATGACGTACTACAACAAGGACCTGTTCAAAAAAGCAGGCCTGACCATGCCGAAGAGCCCCACCTGGAACCAGATGCAGACGTTTGCCAGCAAAATTCACAACCCTTCAGGCGGCGTGTACGGCATCTGCCTGCGCGGCCTGCCCGGCTGGGGCGAGAACGCGGCGCTGTTCACCACCATGGTCAACACCTTCGGGGGGCGCTGGTTCGATCAAAACTGGAACGCGCAGCTGAACTCGCCCGCATGGAAGAACGCCATGACCTTCTACGTCAACCTCCTCAAGAAGTACGGCCCCCCCGGAGCCACGTCCAACGGCTTTACCGAAAACCTCACCCTGATGAGCCAGGGCAAGTGCGGCATGTGGGTGGACGCCACCGTGGCCGCCGGCTTTCTGAGTGACCCGAGCAGCAGCAAGATCGTCAACAGCGTGGGCTTTGCGAACGCGCCCGTGGGTCCTGGCACACCGCGCGGCAGCCACTGGTACTGGAGCTGGAACCTCGCCATTCCCAAGAGCACCAGGCAGGAGGACGCCGCCTTCAAGTTCCTGACGTGGGCGACGAGCCAGGAGTACATCGCCCTGGTGGCGAAGACCAAGGGTACCTGGGCCTCGGTGCCTCCCGGCACCCGCACCAGCACGTACAGCAATGCCAACTACAAGAAGGCGGCGGGCGCGTTCAGCTCGCTGGTCCTCAGCGCGATCAACACCGCAGACGTCACGAAGGCCACCAAGGACCCCGTGCCCTACACCGGCATCCAGTACGTCGCCATTCCGCAGTTCCAGGCGCTCGGCACCCAGGTCGGCCAGTATCTCGCCGGCGCGCTCAGCGGCCAGACCTCCATCGACCAGGCGCTGAAGCAGGCCCAGGATGCCGCCCAGAAGACCGCCAAAGAAGGCGGCTACCAGAAGTAA
- a CDS encoding LacI family DNA-binding transcriptional regulator, with translation MSTIQDVARLAGVSPTTAKRALREPDKLTPETLARVRTAIEQLHYETDQRAGSLRGGQSNTIGLVVGSVVETFFAQFARTCSRVLAGEGYTLIISENEYSAAYELTELRRLYGQRVAGIILRPGYGHESREYLARLTERGVNIVEYDYLPPHSSHPAVKLDNVGAMRGAVTHLHALGHRRIAALGTYDPVILPEERSRAFPEIMNALGLVVPSEYRRVATVNEDTAYALTHELLALPTPPTALIALTGTQAIGAYRAIRERGLRIPDDLSLVTFDNYSWTALVDPPITVVEQPVEAMATATAQRMLALLRRAELRDAEGSPTPEPPRVEVFPARLIVRGSTAAPR, from the coding sequence GTGTCCACGATTCAAGACGTTGCGCGCCTCGCGGGCGTCTCACCCACTACGGCCAAACGCGCCCTGCGCGAGCCCGACAAGCTGACGCCGGAAACGCTGGCCCGCGTCCGCACCGCCATTGAACAGCTGCACTACGAGACCGATCAGCGCGCCGGCAGCCTGCGCGGGGGCCAGAGCAATACCATTGGCCTCGTCGTGGGGAGCGTGGTGGAAACCTTTTTCGCCCAGTTTGCCCGCACCTGTTCGCGGGTGCTGGCCGGGGAAGGCTACACGCTGATCATCTCCGAAAATGAGTACAGCGCTGCCTACGAACTCACCGAACTGCGTCGGCTGTACGGTCAGCGGGTGGCGGGGATCATTCTGCGGCCTGGCTACGGCCACGAGAGCCGGGAGTATCTGGCGCGTCTCACCGAGCGGGGCGTCAATATCGTCGAATACGATTATCTGCCGCCCCACAGCTCCCACCCCGCTGTGAAGCTGGACAATGTGGGGGCGATGCGGGGGGCTGTGACCCACCTGCATGCCCTGGGGCACCGGCGAATCGCGGCCCTGGGCACCTACGATCCGGTCATCCTTCCCGAGGAACGCAGTCGGGCCTTTCCCGAGATTATGAACGCCCTGGGTCTGGTGGTGCCCTCCGAGTACCGCCGGGTGGCGACGGTCAACGAGGACACCGCCTACGCCCTCACCCACGAGCTGCTCGCCTTGCCCACGCCGCCGACGGCGCTGATTGCCCTGACCGGGACGCAGGCCATCGGGGCCTACCGCGCCATCCGCGAGCGCGGCCTCAGGATTCCGGATGACCTCAGCCTCGTCACCTTCGACAACTACTCCTGGACCGCCCTGGTAGACCCACCCATCACGGTGGTCGAGCAGCCTGTGGAGGCGATGGCGACGGCCACCGCGCAGCGAATGCTCGCGCTTTTGCGCCGGGCCGAGCTGCGGGATGCGGAGGGCAGCCCGACTCCAGAGCCCCCGAGGGTGGAAGTTTTTCCCGCCCGCCTGATCGTGCGGGGCAGCACCGCCGCTCCCCGCTGA
- a CDS encoding MurR/RpiR family transcriptional regulator gives MSEPPFPIPANLPPLLRRLHVMRGEAGAASARIIDQILQHPDEFLGWTIADVSAITHSSEATVVRLVQNLGFRSYQEFKLKLSRTLATGERGAPGQIEPHDSPDQVLGKVFGGAGQSLSDTLEHLDAGVFAQVVEVLAQARRAEFIGLGNSALVARDAQEQFLRLGGLGSAHTDPFAISQVCALLEPADVLVAVSYSGCTADIVRGAQLARGNGAAVVALTGLGRTPLTRLATQALHVAAPSSPYRPEYVTARLAQMCVVDALVASLHLLGEPFASRRVHKADAALRAQRDLPSTPRRTARRTRPDL, from the coding sequence GTGAGCGAGCCTCCCTTCCCAATTCCGGCCAACCTGCCCCCCCTGCTGCGCCGCCTGCACGTCATGCGCGGCGAGGCCGGAGCGGCGAGCGCGCGGATCATCGATCAGATTTTGCAACACCCCGACGAGTTCCTGGGGTGGACCATCGCCGACGTGTCGGCCATCACCCATTCCAGCGAGGCCACCGTCGTGCGGCTGGTGCAGAACCTGGGCTTCCGCAGTTACCAGGAATTCAAGCTCAAGCTCTCGCGGACGCTGGCGACGGGCGAGCGGGGTGCGCCGGGACAGATCGAGCCTCACGATTCGCCGGATCAGGTGCTGGGCAAGGTCTTTGGGGGGGCGGGGCAGTCGCTGTCCGATACCCTCGAACACCTCGACGCGGGGGTGTTCGCGCAGGTCGTCGAGGTGCTTGCCCAGGCCCGCCGGGCCGAATTTATCGGGCTGGGCAACTCAGCGCTGGTGGCGCGCGACGCCCAGGAACAGTTTCTGCGCCTCGGTGGGCTGGGGAGCGCGCACACGGACCCTTTCGCCATCAGCCAGGTCTGCGCGCTGCTCGAACCCGCCGACGTGTTGGTGGCCGTCTCCTACTCGGGCTGCACCGCCGACATCGTGCGGGGAGCCCAGCTGGCGCGCGGCAATGGGGCGGCGGTGGTGGCCCTGACGGGCCTGGGCCGCACGCCCCTCACGCGCCTGGCCACCCAGGCGCTGCACGTCGCGGCCCCCAGCAGCCCCTACCGCCCCGAGTACGTCACCGCGCGCTTGGCGCAGATGTGTGTGGTCGACGCGCTCGTGGCGTCGCTGCACCTGTTGGGCGAGCCCTTCGCGTCCCGCCGCGTCCACAAGGCGGACGCGGCGCTGCGGGCCCAGCGGGACCTGCCCTCCACTCCCCGGCGCACAGCACGGCGCACTCGGCCGGACCTGTGA
- a CDS encoding extracellular solute-binding protein — protein MRKTLLGLTVALVATTAAAQSKTTLTVGVFPDIDSVVKAAIPAFTKKFPNVDVKVVSLAYADHHNALTTALSTGKGASDVVAIDFGYIASFAEGSGLTDLSKAPYNIGQYKKSFTAFTFPQSTTQDGRVVAMPIDIGPGSMFYRTDLLKKAGVKPADLNKSWEAYIENGKKVVAANPGTFLIPDASEVAQILIRTNLGAGEGIYFDKSNKVLVSPTNPRFVRALTLAKQVRDAKLDARAGAAFSPEWTTAFQKGNLATEFSGAWLVGHMKNWLAKDTAGKWNAQQLPGNTYAAWGGSFYAIPNQSQHKAEAWEFIKFMTTQKDQELLGFRTTGAFPALLAAQNDTMFNEGIPYLANQKARLLWRTAALRIKPLDVNRLDPIAETIMNEAIGNVLDGSKSVQVALTDAKALIERRVR, from the coding sequence ATGCGCAAAACCCTGCTCGGCCTCACCGTCGCCCTCGTCGCCACCACCGCCGCCGCCCAGAGCAAGACCACCCTCACTGTGGGCGTTTTTCCCGACATCGACAGCGTGGTGAAGGCCGCCATCCCCGCCTTTACCAAGAAGTTTCCGAACGTCGACGTCAAGGTTGTGTCGCTCGCCTACGCCGATCACCACAACGCGCTGACCACCGCGCTCTCCACCGGCAAGGGGGCCAGCGACGTCGTGGCCATCGACTTCGGCTATATCGCCAGCTTCGCCGAGGGCAGCGGCCTGACCGACCTCAGCAAGGCCCCGTACAACATTGGCCAGTACAAGAAGTCTTTCACGGCCTTTACCTTTCCGCAGTCGACCACCCAGGACGGCCGCGTCGTCGCCATGCCCATCGATATCGGCCCGGGTTCGATGTTCTACCGCACGGACCTGCTGAAAAAGGCTGGGGTCAAGCCGGCGGACCTGAACAAGAGCTGGGAAGCCTACATCGAGAACGGCAAGAAGGTCGTGGCCGCCAACCCCGGCACCTTCCTGATTCCCGACGCCTCCGAAGTCGCGCAGATCCTGATCCGCACCAACCTGGGGGCCGGGGAAGGGATCTACTTCGACAAGAGCAACAAGGTGCTTGTGTCGCCCACCAACCCCCGCTTCGTGCGTGCCCTGACGCTCGCCAAGCAGGTCCGCGACGCGAAACTCGACGCCCGCGCCGGAGCCGCCTTCAGCCCCGAGTGGACCACGGCCTTCCAGAAGGGCAACCTCGCCACCGAATTCAGCGGCGCCTGGTTGGTCGGCCACATGAAAAACTGGCTGGCCAAGGACACGGCGGGCAAGTGGAACGCCCAGCAACTGCCCGGCAACACCTACGCGGCGTGGGGCGGCTCGTTCTACGCCATTCCCAACCAGAGCCAGCACAAGGCCGAGGCCTGGGAATTCATCAAGTTTATGACCACGCAAAAGGACCAGGAGCTGCTGGGCTTCCGCACCACCGGCGCGTTCCCCGCGCTGCTGGCCGCGCAGAACGACACCATGTTCAACGAGGGCATTCCCTACCTGGCGAACCAGAAGGCCCGGTTGCTGTGGCGCACGGCCGCGCTGCGCATCAAGCCGCTGGACGTCAACCGCCTCGACCCCATCGCCGAGACCATCATGAACGAGGCCATCGGCAATGTGCTGGACGGCTCCAAGTCGGTGCAGGTCGCCCTGACCGACGCGAAAGCCCTGATCGAACGCCGGGTGCGCTGA
- a CDS encoding MFS transporter, translating into MRLAPLKPAALADLPRNARNSILMEPLWAVFGTIVLYYAPLYLKSVGLSSTEIGLLGSVTLAFSFVFQLLAAPITNRVGRKRTTLIGDLVSWTVPMFLWALATTFPAFLVAAVLSATGRIVGVSWSLLVIEDVEQSQRARVFGIFNVIIATCGMLTPVLGVFINRYGVEATLRAFYALGGVGMTVMFVVRNAITQETRSGAAAMTEHRDLHPWQSFMHSLEQLAGLRRHPGLPLVTVFYILTVFLEQMGLFQILFFREALGFTGGALSFVPFATAAVTLVMYGLVLRRLSHRPPTWVLVLARALGLLGAALVLLIPVGNLTLLLLVVSVLAASTFLTQTFRDAVLFNRLPEQNTADLFSAVQSLTLLFSIPAAGLAGLIYSGHPRALFFLIAALNVVLLGLAVTLYRRRGRAVPLAGGEPGQGIS; encoded by the coding sequence ATGAGACTCGCCCCACTCAAACCCGCTGCCCTGGCCGATCTGCCCCGCAACGCCCGCAATTCCATCCTGATGGAGCCGTTGTGGGCGGTGTTCGGCACCATCGTGCTGTACTACGCGCCGCTGTACCTCAAGAGCGTGGGGCTGAGCAGCACCGAGATCGGCCTGCTGGGTTCGGTCACGCTGGCCTTTTCCTTCGTGTTTCAGCTGCTGGCCGCGCCCATCACCAACCGCGTTGGGCGCAAACGCACCACCCTTATCGGTGACCTGGTGTCGTGGACCGTCCCGATGTTCCTGTGGGCCCTGGCGACGACGTTTCCGGCTTTTCTGGTCGCCGCCGTTCTGAGCGCCACCGGGCGCATCGTGGGGGTGTCGTGGAGCCTCCTCGTGATCGAGGACGTGGAGCAGTCGCAGCGGGCGCGGGTGTTCGGCATCTTCAATGTAATTATCGCCACCTGCGGCATGTTGACGCCGGTGCTGGGTGTATTTATCAACCGCTACGGGGTGGAGGCCACGCTGCGCGCCTTCTACGCACTGGGCGGCGTGGGCATGACGGTGATGTTCGTGGTACGCAACGCGATCACCCAGGAAACCCGGAGCGGGGCCGCCGCCATGACCGAGCACCGGGACCTGCACCCCTGGCAGAGCTTTATGCACAGCCTGGAGCAACTCGCGGGGCTGCGGCGGCACCCCGGACTGCCCCTGGTCACGGTGTTCTACATCCTGACGGTCTTTCTGGAACAGATGGGGCTCTTTCAGATTCTCTTTTTCCGTGAGGCCCTGGGCTTTACGGGCGGGGCGCTGTCGTTCGTGCCGTTCGCCACCGCGGCCGTCACCCTGGTCATGTACGGGCTGGTCTTGCGGCGGCTTTCGCACCGGCCCCCGACGTGGGTGCTCGTGCTGGCCCGCGCGCTGGGTCTGCTCGGCGCGGCCCTGGTGCTGCTGATTCCAGTGGGGAACCTGACCCTGCTGCTGCTCGTGGTCAGCGTGCTGGCCGCGTCCACCTTCCTGACGCAGACCTTCCGGGACGCGGTGCTGTTTAACCGCCTGCCTGAACAGAACACGGCAGACCTGTTTTCGGCGGTGCAGTCGCTGACGCTGCTGTTTTCTATTCCGGCGGCGGGCCTGGCGGGGCTGATCTACAGCGGGCACCCCCGGGCGCTGTTCTTCCTGATCGCGGCCCTGAATGTCGTGCTGTTGGGCCTGGCAGTGACGCTGTACCGGCGGCGGGGCCGGGCTGTTCCCCTCGCTGGAGGGGAGCCGGGTCAGGGCATTTCCTGA
- a CDS encoding gluconokinase: protein MYLRPEPLILSVDIGSSSVKGFAFDPYGEALGGIEGRAPCTLQYSPDGGAEVDLPCIVRAVDGVLDALHARSGGREVLGVAMTSIASSLVALGEGGRPLAPVLSYADTRSRTQLGAMPADVARVERTGCPDYTAYWPAQIRWWRARQAASPPPTAWCSVADALQERWFGGPLRTSYSLASWTGCLNRQTLAWDGPVLDGLGLSPSQLPELAEHSAPHVGLRPEYARRWPKFARIPFFPAVGDGAAANVGSGATGPGQIALTVGSTSAMRTVVPLRAPAVPPGLWAYLVSGERALVGGALTEGGNLHQWLRDSLQLGSWTDLEPRLAALAPDGHGLTFIPSLGGARSPDYNPDATGTLHGLKFSTTPTEMLRAAMEGVAYRLADIAVRLNSTLDTSPLYVASGKALLSSDVWLGLLADVLGAPVVVTDFPDEASARGAARLALGALDLLDPYAPSRRPRSTVYEPRPEAREVYGAARERQQRLMTALSALPG from the coding sequence ATGTACCTGCGTCCTGAGCCCCTGATCCTGAGCGTGGACATCGGGTCGAGCAGCGTGAAGGGTTTTGCCTTCGATCCATACGGCGAGGCCCTGGGCGGCATAGAGGGCCGGGCGCCCTGCACCCTGCAGTACTCGCCGGACGGCGGGGCCGAGGTGGACCTGCCCTGCATCGTCCGCGCCGTCGATGGAGTCCTCGACGCGCTGCACGCCCGCAGTGGGGGCCGTGAGGTGCTGGGCGTCGCCATGACCAGCATCGCTTCGAGCCTCGTCGCCCTGGGGGAGGGCGGACGTCCCCTGGCCCCGGTGCTCTCATACGCCGATACCCGCAGCCGCACGCAACTGGGAGCCATGCCCGCCGACGTCGCGCGGGTGGAGCGCACGGGCTGCCCCGACTACACCGCCTACTGGCCGGCACAGATTCGCTGGTGGCGGGCGCGGCAGGCCGCCTCCCCGCCGCCTACCGCGTGGTGCAGCGTGGCCGATGCCCTGCAAGAGCGCTGGTTCGGCGGACCGCTGCGGACGAGTTATTCCCTCGCCTCCTGGACCGGCTGCCTGAACCGGCAGACGCTGGCCTGGGACGGGCCGGTCCTGGACGGCCTGGGACTCAGCCCCTCGCAACTTCCTGAGCTGGCCGAGCATTCGGCGCCTCACGTGGGCCTGCGCCCCGAGTACGCCCGGCGCTGGCCGAAGTTCGCCCGCATTCCCTTCTTTCCGGCGGTAGGCGACGGGGCCGCCGCGAACGTGGGCAGCGGGGCCACCGGGCCGGGCCAGATCGCCCTGACGGTCGGCAGCACGAGCGCCATGCGGACCGTGGTGCCCTTGCGGGCCCCCGCTGTCCCCCCGGGGCTGTGGGCCTACCTGGTGTCGGGCGAGCGGGCGCTGGTGGGCGGAGCCCTCACGGAGGGCGGCAACCTGCACCAGTGGCTGCGCGACAGCCTGCAGCTGGGCTCCTGGACCGACCTCGAGCCGCGCCTGGCGGCCCTCGCTCCCGACGGCCATGGCCTCACCTTCATCCCCTCCCTGGGGGGCGCGCGTAGCCCCGACTACAACCCCGACGCGACGGGCACGCTGCACGGCCTGAAGTTCAGCACCACCCCCACCGAGATGCTGCGCGCGGCGATGGAAGGGGTGGCCTACCGTCTGGCCGACATCGCCGTCCGCTTGAACTCCACGCTGGACACCTCGCCCCTTTACGTCGCCAGCGGCAAGGCGCTCCTCTCGTCGGACGTTTGGCTGGGGCTGCTCGCCGATGTGCTGGGCGCGCCGGTGGTCGTCACCGATTTTCCCGATGAGGCCAGCGCCCGGGGCGCAGCCCGCCTGGCGCTGGGCGCGCTGGACCTGCTCGACCCCTACGCCCCCTCCCGCCGCCCCCGCTCCACCGTCTACGAGCCCCGCCCGGAGGCCCGCGAGGTCTACGGCGCTGCCCGCGAGCGCCAGCAGCGGCTGATGACCGCCCTGTCGGCGCTGCCGGGCTGA
- a CDS encoding aldo/keto reductase: MNYTRLGRSGLKVSRICLGTMTYGDPQWREWALDEEKSRPFLKSALEAGINFFDTADMYSLGRSEEIVGRALRDFARREDVVIATKVFNPMGEGPNDRGLSRKHILDGVQASLKRLGTDYIDLYQIHRFDPETPIEETLAALHDLVRLGMVRYIGASSGYAWQFARSLYLADLHGWTRFVSMQNHYNLIYREEEREMLPLCREEGVGVIPWSPVARGFLAGNRQGGTVRGRTDNLAQRFYHTPEDHAIADRTEEVAARNGVSPAQVALAWLLAQPGVTAPIVGASKPHHLDEAVAALRLQLGPEDRAYLEEPYRPRDVLGI, encoded by the coding sequence GTGAACTACACCCGGCTGGGCCGCAGCGGCCTGAAGGTGTCCCGCATCTGCCTGGGCACCATGACCTACGGCGATCCCCAGTGGCGCGAGTGGGCGCTGGATGAGGAGAAGAGCCGTCCCTTTCTGAAGTCAGCCCTGGAAGCGGGCATCAACTTCTTCGATACGGCCGATATGTACTCCCTGGGCCGCAGCGAGGAGATCGTGGGGCGGGCCCTGCGCGACTTCGCCCGGCGCGAGGACGTGGTGATCGCCACCAAGGTCTTCAACCCCATGGGGGAGGGCCCCAACGACCGTGGCCTGTCGCGCAAGCACATCCTCGACGGGGTGCAGGCCAGCCTCAAGCGGCTGGGGACCGATTACATCGACCTGTACCAGATCCACCGCTTCGATCCCGAAACGCCCATCGAGGAAACGCTGGCCGCCCTGCACGATCTGGTGCGGTTGGGCATGGTGCGCTATATCGGTGCGTCGAGCGGGTATGCCTGGCAGTTCGCCCGCAGCCTGTACCTGGCAGACCTGCACGGCTGGACCCGCTTTGTGAGCATGCAAAACCACTACAACCTGATCTACCGGGAAGAAGAGCGCGAAATGCTGCCCCTGTGCCGCGAAGAGGGCGTCGGCGTGATTCCCTGGAGTCCGGTGGCGCGCGGCTTTCTGGCTGGCAACCGTCAGGGAGGCACCGTGCGGGGCCGGACCGACAACCTGGCACAGCGCTTCTACCACACGCCCGAGGACCACGCGATCGCGGACCGCACCGAGGAGGTGGCCGCCCGGAACGGCGTCTCGCCCGCACAGGTGGCCCTCGCGTGGCTGCTCGCTCAACCTGGCGTCACCGCGCCCATCGTCGGCGCGAGTAAACCCCACCATCTGGACGAGGCCGTGGCCGCCCTGCGCCTCCAACTGGGCCCCGAAGACCGGGCCTACCTCGAAGAACCGTACCGGCCCCGCGACGTACTCGGCATCTGA
- a CDS encoding SDR family oxidoreductase yields MTTFSVDSGCALVTGASRGLGRALALALAQSGWAVAVNYAHDEAGAAQTVEGITAAGGTARAYRFDVTDVEAVERGVEEIRASLGPVAVLVNNATGPQPFVRLEDQTWEDHLGQLRFFVQAPLLLLQAALPDFRRIGGGRVVNIGSEVVHLGNAEFGHYVAAKAALVGLSRSWANELGPDGITVNVVEPGWIPVERHADVDAAAREAYAATVPLQRMGQPEELAAMVAFLASPTAAFVTGQSVAVNGGKTLG; encoded by the coding sequence ATGACGACATTTTCGGTGGATTCTGGCTGCGCCCTCGTGACCGGCGCGTCACGCGGACTGGGCCGGGCGCTGGCCCTCGCACTGGCGCAATCGGGCTGGGCCGTGGCCGTGAACTACGCCCACGACGAGGCCGGGGCCGCGCAGACGGTGGAGGGAATTACCGCTGCCGGCGGCACCGCGCGGGCCTACCGCTTCGATGTGACGGACGTGGAGGCCGTGGAGCGCGGCGTGGAGGAGATTCGCGCCTCCCTCGGCCCGGTGGCCGTGCTGGTGAACAACGCCACCGGCCCGCAGCCCTTCGTCCGGCTGGAGGATCAGACCTGGGAAGACCACCTGGGCCAACTGCGGTTTTTCGTTCAGGCCCCGCTGCTGCTGCTCCAGGCTGCGTTGCCTGACTTTCGCCGGATCGGCGGGGGACGGGTGGTCAACATCGGCAGCGAGGTGGTCCACCTCGGCAACGCCGAATTCGGGCACTATGTGGCGGCCAAGGCGGCGCTCGTGGGCCTGAGCCGCAGCTGGGCGAACGAACTGGGGCCGGACGGCATCACGGTAAACGTGGTGGAGCCCGGCTGGATTCCGGTGGAGCGCCACGCCGATGTGGACGCGGCGGCCCGCGAGGCTTACGCGGCCACCGTGCCCCTGCAGCGGATGGGCCAGCCGGAGGAACTCGCCGCGATGGTGGCCTTTCTCGCTTCGCCCACTGCCGCATTCGTCACCGGTCAGAGCGTCGCCGTGAATGGGGGCAAGACGCTGGGCTGA
- a CDS encoding GH1 family beta-glucosidase produces the protein MTTHDSAFGLTFPPDFLWGAATSAYQIEGATSEDGRGPSIWDTYGAVPGNILGGETGTVACDHYHRWAADLDLMKAMHLNAYRFSVAWPRVMPGGTGPVNAAGLDFYERLVDGALERGLEPHVTLYHWDLPQALQDVGGWAHPDIPHWFAEYALAVAQRLGDRVASYATFNEPWCSAELGYHVGRHAPGLRDLRTSLLASYHIHLSHGQAVRALREANTRAELGIVLNLYPVDAATEADRETAALVDEKINRWYLDPVFRGTFPERAWAHYGDAVPEIDPAALAAVCQPLDFLGVNYYFRQWVSGNEVRRSGPPGAGTERTAMDWEVYPEGLHRLLLDLHREYPAPRYLITENGAAFDDVFGNGRVQDDNRVRFMRTHIEQMHRAMEEGVPVGGYFAWSLLDNFEWAFGYSKRFGIVHVDYETQVRTPKASAEWYARFARAQRGVAR, from the coding sequence ATGACCACCCATGACTCCGCTTTCGGCCTGACTTTTCCGCCCGACTTCCTGTGGGGCGCGGCCACCAGCGCCTACCAGATCGAGGGGGCCACTTCCGAGGACGGACGCGGCCCCAGCATCTGGGACACCTACGGCGCAGTCCCCGGCAATATCCTGGGCGGCGAGACGGGAACCGTGGCCTGCGATCACTACCACCGCTGGGCAGCGGACCTCGACCTGATGAAAGCCATGCACCTGAACGCCTACCGCTTCAGCGTGGCCTGGCCCCGGGTCATGCCGGGCGGAACGGGACCCGTGAACGCCGCGGGGCTGGACTTCTACGAACGGCTGGTGGATGGCGCGCTGGAGCGCGGCCTGGAGCCCCACGTCACCCTGTACCACTGGGACCTGCCGCAGGCCCTGCAGGATGTGGGCGGCTGGGCGCACCCCGACATTCCGCACTGGTTTGCCGAGTACGCGCTCGCCGTGGCCCAGCGTCTGGGGGACCGGGTCGCCAGCTACGCCACCTTCAACGAGCCGTGGTGCAGCGCCGAACTCGGGTACCACGTCGGAAGGCACGCCCCAGGCCTGCGCGACCTGCGGACCTCGCTGCTGGCGTCGTACCACATCCACCTGTCGCACGGGCAAGCCGTCCGGGCGCTGCGGGAGGCCAACACCCGCGCCGAGCTCGGCATCGTGCTCAACCTCTACCCCGTGGACGCGGCCACCGAGGCGGACCGGGAAACGGCCGCGCTCGTGGACGAGAAGATCAACCGCTGGTACCTCGATCCAGTCTTCCGGGGCACCTTCCCCGAGCGGGCGTGGGCCCATTACGGTGACGCCGTGCCCGAGATTGACCCGGCGGCGCTCGCCGCGGTCTGTCAGCCGCTCGACTTCCTGGGCGTCAACTACTACTTCCGGCAGTGGGTGAGCGGGAACGAGGTGCGCCGCAGCGGACCTCCCGGAGCGGGCACCGAGCGCACCGCAATGGACTGGGAGGTGTACCCGGAAGGGCTTCACCGCCTGCTGTTGGACCTGCACCGAGAGTATCCGGCTCCCAGGTACCTCATCACCGAAAACGGAGCCGCCTTTGACGACGTGTTCGGGAACGGGCGCGTTCAAGACGACAACCGCGTGCGCTTCATGCGGACCCACATTGAGCAGATGCACCGGGCGATGGAGGAGGGCGTGCCGGTGGGCGGTTACTTCGCCTGGAGCCTGCTCGACAATTTCGAGTGGGCCTTCGGGTACAGCAAGCGCTTCGGCATCGTGCATGTGGACTACGAGACGCAGGTGCGCACCCCCAAGGCCAGCGCCGAGTGGTACGCCCGCTTCGCGCGGGCACAGCGGGGGGTGGCCCGGTGA